Proteins encoded by one window of Haematobia irritans isolate KBUSLIRL chromosome 2, ASM5000362v1, whole genome shotgun sequence:
- the LOC142223806 gene encoding uncharacterized protein LOC142223806 isoform X1, translating to MQIYIFVLFLFCCLWLSTLSQTVTTPKDVLIHSDIIIKLPDNVPTCPEDDNINECIQDALNFIIRSTRNGFPELNIRPIDPLMVSKLNVHFSNNLIRGKASVRNVTVTGLSQSAVRKIHYQRNAKDIKVHLHYQGPIIQIAGQYKADVTLNNAKFLARGQFNISMIDFDAKSEHIGVLYERDGHLFLKWTKIHVEPTLGDMKIYATGLVPEPALNNALLEIINSNWRILYRSVVTSTQSTWEPIIKNYYNEFLSHLPFDALITNLKLIT from the exons atgcaaatatatatttttgttttatttttattttgttgtctaTGGTTGTCAACTTTATCGCAAACAGTAACAACACCAAAGGATGTTCTTATACACTcagatataataataaaattac CTGATAACGTTCCCACCTGTCCCGAGGACGATAACATAAACGAATGCATCCAAGATGCTTTAAATTTTATCATTCGAAGTACTCGAAATGGGTTTCCCGAACTCAATATAAGACCCATTGATCCATTAATGGTGAGCAAATTAAATGTTCACTTTTCAAATAATTTGATACGTGGCAAGGCATCCGTACGAAATGTGACAGTGACTGGCCTATCACAAAGTGCCGTACGTAAAATTCATTATCAAAGAAATGCCAAGGATATCAAAGTACATCTACACTATCAAGGGCCAATTATTCAAATTGCAGGACAATATAAGGCTGATGTTACATTGAATAATGCCAAGTTTTTGGCAAGGGGTCAATTTAATATATCAATGA TTGATTTTGATGCCAAATCTGAACACATAGGAGTACTATATGAACGTGATGgtcatttatttctaaaatggaccaaaatccatGTAGAACCCACATTGGGTGATATGAAGATTTATGCCACTGGTTTGGTACCAGAACCAGCTCTAA ATAATGCTCTCTTGGAGATTATCAACAGTAATTGGCGTATTCTATATAGATCAGTTGTTACATCAACACAATCAACCTGGGAgcccattataaaaaattactacAACGAATTTTTATCGCATTTACCATTCGATGCCctgataacaaatttaaaattgataACTTAA
- the LOC142223806 gene encoding uncharacterized protein LOC142223806 isoform X2, with product MLKQAYPLIVALILANLISISVAMRNTTEYSQYIIKLPDNVPTCPEDDNINECIQDALNFIIRSTRNGFPELNIRPIDPLMVSKLNVHFSNNLIRGKASVRNVTVTGLSQSAVRKIHYQRNAKDIKVHLHYQGPIIQIAGQYKADVTLNNAKFLARGQFNISMIDFDAKSEHIGVLYERDGHLFLKWTKIHVEPTLGDMKIYATGLVPEPALNNALLEIINSNWRILYRSVVTSTQSTWEPIIKNYYNEFLSHLPFDALITNLKLIT from the exons atgttaaaacaagCTTATCCCTTAATAGTAGCGTTAATACTTGCGAATTTAATAAGTATTTCAGTGGCAATGCGAAATACAACAGAATATTCccaatatatcataaaattAC CTGATAACGTTCCCACCTGTCCCGAGGACGATAACATAAACGAATGCATCCAAGATGCTTTAAATTTTATCATTCGAAGTACTCGAAATGGGTTTCCCGAACTCAATATAAGACCCATTGATCCATTAATGGTGAGCAAATTAAATGTTCACTTTTCAAATAATTTGATACGTGGCAAGGCATCCGTACGAAATGTGACAGTGACTGGCCTATCACAAAGTGCCGTACGTAAAATTCATTATCAAAGAAATGCCAAGGATATCAAAGTACATCTACACTATCAAGGGCCAATTATTCAAATTGCAGGACAATATAAGGCTGATGTTACATTGAATAATGCCAAGTTTTTGGCAAGGGGTCAATTTAATATATCAATGA TTGATTTTGATGCCAAATCTGAACACATAGGAGTACTATATGAACGTGATGgtcatttatttctaaaatggaccaaaatccatGTAGAACCCACATTGGGTGATATGAAGATTTATGCCACTGGTTTGGTACCAGAACCAGCTCTAA ATAATGCTCTCTTGGAGATTATCAACAGTAATTGGCGTATTCTATATAGATCAGTTGTTACATCAACACAATCAACCTGGGAgcccattataaaaaattactacAACGAATTTTTATCGCATTTACCATTCGATGCCctgataacaaatttaaaattgataACTTAA